From a region of the Acanthochromis polyacanthus isolate Apoly-LR-REF ecotype Palm Island chromosome 3, KAUST_Apoly_ChrSc, whole genome shotgun sequence genome:
- the ift27 gene encoding intraflagellar transport protein 27 homolog, whose translation MVKLRARCLLVGDAAVGKSALSHIFYSDGTLFQKNYSMTTGVELLMKCVNIPETKDSVELYIVDSAGKETLVEACEKMWGEPSLMCLVFDLTSEQSFANCSRWMERVRAHCQGLQIPGVLVGNKSDLSARREVQASVAKEWAQSQGLEYHETSAKEMENCDAPLLSLARAFHSLYQERRETIQNLNPG comes from the exons ATGGTAAAACTGAGGGCGAGGTGTCTGCTTGTCG GAGATGCTGCAGTGGGGAAAAGTGCCCTTTCTCATATATTCTACAGTGATGGCACACTCTTCCAGAAGAACTACAGCATG acaACAGGAGTGGAGCTGTTGATGAAATGTGTCAACATCCCAGAGACGAAGGACAGTGTG GAGCTCTACATCGTAGACTCTGCAGGGAAGGAGACATTAGTGGAAGCCTGTGAGAAAATG TGGGGTGAACCCTCACTGATGTGCCTGGTTTTTGACCTGACCAGTGAGCAGTCTTTTGCCAACTGCAGCCGCTGGATGGAGAGAGTCCGTGCCCACTGCCAGGGTCTCCAAATTCCAG gtgTCTTGGTGGGCAACAAGTCAGACCTGTCTGCTAGAAGGGAGGTACAGGCATCTGTGGCCAAAGAATGGGCCCAGAGCCAGGGATTGGAGTACCATGAGACGTCGGCT AAGGAGATGGAAAACTGTGACGCACCTCTTCTCAGTTTAGCCCGGGCCTTTCACTCTCTGTACCAAGAGCGCCGTGAAACCATCCAAAACCTTAATCCAGGCTAG